One Sediminibacillus dalangtanensis genomic region harbors:
- a CDS encoding cytochrome d ubiquinol oxidase subunit II: protein MSYEMIGIIVLWLFLYGYLIVASVDFGAGFFAYYAKLTNNDHIINQLISRYLSPVWEVTNVFFVFFFVGLVGFFPDTAYYYGQTLLIPGSIAIVLLAVRGSFYAFENYGSKKSNIYMFLYGATGLLIPASLSTAMTISEGGFIQETEEGVVLLTKDLMTSPYSWSVVFLAIVSVLYISSAFLSFYANRANDRKALELVRKYALFWSFPTIIASLTTFIALSQHNIEHYQNMIDLWWVFGLSLVCFSAAMWLIYRGIYYGLAFICVMLQFFFAFFGYGAGHLPYLLYPYVTVEQGATHEAMGIALVSAFILGLLLLIPSLYMLMRMFLFDADYVKGKK, encoded by the coding sequence ATGAGTTATGAAATGATAGGAATTATCGTCCTGTGGCTGTTTCTTTATGGTTATTTGATTGTCGCTTCGGTTGATTTTGGTGCAGGATTCTTTGCGTACTATGCAAAGCTCACCAACAACGACCATATTATCAACCAGTTGATATCCAGATACCTTTCACCTGTCTGGGAAGTGACCAACGTTTTCTTTGTCTTTTTCTTTGTAGGCCTTGTCGGTTTTTTTCCTGATACCGCTTATTATTACGGCCAGACCTTGCTGATACCAGGTAGCATTGCTATTGTATTATTGGCTGTAAGAGGATCATTCTATGCCTTTGAGAATTATGGTTCGAAGAAAAGCAATATCTATATGTTTCTGTATGGCGCCACTGGACTTCTTATTCCTGCATCCTTGTCGACAGCGATGACTATTTCGGAAGGCGGTTTTATACAAGAAACGGAGGAAGGGGTGGTTTTGCTTACAAAGGATTTGATGACAAGTCCTTATTCTTGGAGTGTCGTGTTTTTGGCGATTGTTTCCGTGCTTTATATCAGTTCAGCATTTCTAAGTTTTTATGCAAACCGGGCGAATGACCGAAAAGCATTAGAACTTGTAAGGAAATATGCTTTGTTTTGGAGCTTCCCGACTATTATCGCTTCTTTGACTACCTTTATTGCGCTGAGCCAGCATAACATCGAACACTATCAAAATATGATTGATTTGTGGTGGGTGTTCGGGTTGTCGCTCGTTTGTTTTTCAGCTGCAATGTGGCTAATATACCGGGGTATTTATTATGGACTTGCATTTATATGCGTAATGCTCCAATTCTTTTTTGCCTTTTTTGGCTACGGAGCAGGGCACCTTCCATATTTGTTATATCCTTATGTCACTGTGGAGCAGGGGGCGACACATGAGGCGATGGGTATTGCCCTGGTGAGTGCGTTTATATTAGGGTTGCTGTTGCTGATTCCTTCTCTGTATATGCTGATGCGTATGTTTTTATTTGATGCAGATTATGTAAAAGGCAAAAAGTAG
- a CDS encoding potassium channel family protein — MGREFAVIGLGRFGGSICRELSKEGMHVLAIDLAEDKVNEFKNIASHAVIADTTDEKVLKELGIRNFDHVIVAIGDNIQSSILTTLMLKELGISKITVKAQNDYHEKVLNKIGADHVVHPERDMGKRIAHSMISNNILDHLELSDEYSIAEVKAGRKMSGKTLIDLDIRANYGCNVVAIKQAKDINVSPMPDEVISHDDVLIVIGADKDISRFEKHLVVDED; from the coding sequence ATGGGTAGAGAATTCGCAGTCATCGGACTAGGTCGCTTTGGAGGAAGTATATGTCGCGAACTTAGTAAAGAAGGAATGCATGTATTGGCGATTGATTTGGCTGAAGATAAAGTCAATGAGTTTAAAAATATTGCGTCGCATGCAGTTATTGCTGATACCACAGATGAAAAGGTGTTAAAAGAATTGGGAATCAGGAATTTTGATCACGTGATTGTCGCAATCGGTGATAATATTCAATCCAGTATTTTGACGACCTTGATGCTGAAGGAATTAGGGATTAGTAAAATAACGGTAAAAGCGCAAAACGATTACCATGAAAAAGTATTAAATAAGATTGGTGCAGACCATGTTGTCCATCCGGAAAGGGATATGGGGAAAAGGATAGCCCACAGTATGATTTCCAACAATATTCTGGACCACTTGGAACTTTCGGATGAATATAGCATAGCAGAAGTGAAGGCTGGCAGGAAGATGAGTGGGAAAACGTTGATTGATTTAGATATTCGTGCGAATTATGGCTGTAACGTAGTGGCCATTAAACAGGCTAAGGATATTAACGTATCCCCAATGCCGGACGAAGTTATTTCGCATGATGATGTATTGATTGTCATTGGAGCAGATAAAGATATAAGCAGGTTTGAAAAACACTTAGTTGTAGATGAAGACTAA
- a CDS encoding cytochrome ubiquinol oxidase subunit I produces the protein MSRALTSLTLGFHIIFATIGVGVPLMISIAEFIGIKKGDAHYILLARRWTRGFVITVAIGVVTGTAIGLQLSLLWPSFMQIAGNVISLPLFMETFAFFFEAIFLGAYLYTWDRFKNPFYHWILSIPVIIGSTMSAVFITTVNAFMNAPQGFELNGRTITSIDPIAAVLNPATPAKVFHVVTSAYLASAAILAAITAFNILKKKTNPYHKKALKLTMISTLAFALATAIAGDVSAKYLAEHQPEKLATYEWHFDTERGADLILFGTLNEENEVEHAIRLPNFLSFLSFGDFNSEVSGLEEFDEELVPPLWIHYLFDGMVTLGMFALGISMLYLISLRIRRWNEEHPLLLWLIIINGPLAMLAIEFGWILAEVGRQPWILRGYMKVAEAATTSPHVGWMFLLFLGLYIVLGVIGVRVLRKLFKNNPVELELEQRFPHIAKKDDDQ, from the coding sequence ATGAGCAGAGCGTTGACATCATTGACGCTGGGCTTTCACATTATATTTGCAACCATCGGGGTCGGTGTTCCATTGATGATTTCGATTGCTGAATTCATTGGAATAAAAAAAGGTGATGCGCATTACATCTTGCTTGCTAGAAGATGGACACGCGGTTTTGTCATAACCGTTGCAATCGGGGTGGTGACTGGTACTGCAATTGGGCTTCAGCTATCTTTATTATGGCCAAGCTTTATGCAAATTGCAGGAAATGTTATCAGCCTTCCGCTATTCATGGAAACTTTTGCCTTCTTTTTTGAAGCCATATTTCTCGGTGCATATTTGTATACGTGGGATCGTTTTAAAAACCCGTTTTATCATTGGATATTATCCATACCTGTAATCATTGGTTCTACCATGTCTGCGGTTTTTATCACGACGGTAAATGCGTTTATGAATGCGCCGCAAGGTTTTGAATTAAATGGACGAACCATTACGTCCATCGATCCAATTGCTGCTGTATTGAATCCGGCGACACCTGCCAAAGTTTTTCATGTGGTGACATCCGCTTATTTGGCATCTGCCGCTATATTGGCTGCCATTACTGCGTTTAACATATTGAAGAAAAAAACCAATCCGTACCATAAAAAAGCGTTGAAGCTTACGATGATATCCACTTTGGCTTTTGCACTCGCCACTGCTATTGCAGGTGACGTATCAGCAAAATATTTAGCAGAACACCAGCCAGAAAAACTTGCGACTTATGAATGGCATTTTGATACCGAAAGAGGTGCGGATTTAATACTGTTTGGCACACTGAATGAAGAAAACGAAGTGGAACATGCTATCCGGCTGCCGAACTTTTTAAGCTTTCTGTCTTTCGGCGATTTCAACAGTGAAGTGTCAGGACTGGAAGAATTCGATGAAGAATTGGTCCCTCCATTATGGATTCATTATTTATTTGACGGAATGGTGACACTTGGTATGTTTGCCCTTGGAATTTCCATGCTTTATTTGATTTCGCTTAGAATCCGACGTTGGAATGAAGAACACCCGCTGCTTTTATGGCTGATTATTATCAATGGTCCGCTAGCCATGCTTGCCATTGAATTTGGCTGGATTCTTGCTGAGGTGGGGCGCCAACCATGGATCTTGAGAGGTTATATGAAGGTGGCAGAAGCCGCGACGACTTCTCCGCATGTTGGCTGGATGTTTTTGTTGTTTTTAGGATTATATATCGTTTTGGGGGTCATCGGTGTACGGGTATTGAGAAAGCTATTTAAAAACAATCCGGTTGAATTAGAGCTTGAGCAGCGATTTCCCCACATTGCAAAAAAGGATGATGACCAATGA
- a CDS encoding ABC transporter ATP-binding protein, with the protein MDTFKKLKNYYWPFKKLFFASLFFVMLVTAITVIYPVVLQLTIDNVVLKGQYSWIPYLSVGFILIMAVKGVANFSQQYLGELFGVKSVYTLRDSLYQKLQRLSFTYYDNARTGDLMSRLTMDVEGFKFFLAAGCKELIKVVLLMLLSLSVMFYYSVPLALVTMAAMPFLAVVVYKFDRRVHPSFRKIRKSMGRLNTRIQENVSGMNTVKSLSKEDFEIYRFTDKNDNYKDNYIATSHIWARYFPLMEFIGNICMVALLAYGGYLVINGNLSIGALVAFFSLVNYILGPLMQLGFIVNMFSQAKASGERLLEILEAEEDIQNAKNPAEVQRLQGHVTFNHVTLTYSEDDDSALKNISFDAPPGTVVGLIGATGAGKTSITQLITRFYEPEAGEVLVDGRKVEEYDLKSLRRNIGFVLQESFLFSTSIKENIAYGNPNASMDEIVDAAKRAQAHDFIMEMPAGYETMLGERGMGLSGGQKQRIAIARAILIDPSILVLDDATSAVDMETEFKIQKALKEVMKDRTTFIIAHRISSLKHADEVLVLEDGEIVERGRHEELLTNGGPYQRIYDIQYQDKQEIMSAAK; encoded by the coding sequence TTGGACACTTTTAAAAAGTTAAAAAACTATTACTGGCCATTTAAAAAATTGTTTTTTGCATCCCTGTTTTTCGTTATGCTGGTTACAGCAATAACAGTCATTTACCCAGTGGTCCTGCAGTTGACCATCGACAATGTCGTATTGAAGGGCCAGTACTCATGGATTCCGTATTTGTCAGTAGGATTTATACTCATCATGGCCGTGAAAGGAGTCGCAAACTTTTCCCAGCAGTATTTAGGAGAATTGTTTGGTGTTAAATCCGTGTACACATTAAGGGATAGTTTATACCAAAAACTGCAAAGGCTTTCGTTTACTTATTATGACAACGCTAGAACAGGGGATTTGATGTCACGTCTGACAATGGATGTGGAAGGATTCAAATTTTTCCTTGCTGCAGGATGTAAGGAATTGATCAAAGTCGTCTTGTTGATGCTTTTGAGTCTGAGTGTCATGTTTTACTATTCCGTTCCTTTGGCTCTAGTAACCATGGCTGCCATGCCGTTTTTAGCAGTTGTTGTCTATAAGTTTGATCGGCGTGTTCATCCTTCATTCCGGAAAATCAGAAAATCGATGGGAAGGCTCAATACGAGGATTCAGGAAAATGTCAGCGGAATGAATACAGTAAAGTCGCTTTCGAAAGAAGATTTTGAAATCTACCGTTTTACCGATAAGAATGACAACTACAAAGATAATTATATTGCTACCTCGCATATTTGGGCCCGTTACTTCCCGCTCATGGAATTCATCGGCAATATCTGTATGGTCGCCTTGCTTGCTTACGGTGGTTATTTGGTTATTAACGGGAATCTAAGTATTGGTGCCCTCGTGGCTTTCTTCAGCCTTGTCAATTATATACTTGGACCTTTGATGCAGCTTGGATTTATCGTTAATATGTTCTCGCAGGCAAAAGCATCAGGGGAACGGCTGCTGGAAATTCTGGAAGCTGAGGAGGACATCCAGAATGCAAAGAATCCGGCAGAAGTCCAGAGACTACAGGGGCATGTCACTTTTAACCATGTTACCCTTACATACTCGGAAGATGATGATTCTGCTTTAAAAAATATATCTTTCGACGCGCCCCCTGGAACGGTAGTTGGTTTAATCGGAGCGACAGGAGCAGGTAAAACGAGTATTACTCAATTGATTACCCGCTTCTATGAACCTGAAGCGGGTGAAGTACTGGTGGACGGAAGAAAAGTGGAGGAATACGATTTAAAATCATTACGCCGCAACATCGGTTTTGTATTGCAGGAGTCTTTTTTATTTTCCACTTCTATAAAAGAAAACATTGCATACGGTAACCCTAATGCCAGCATGGACGAAATTGTGGATGCAGCCAAGCGTGCCCAGGCGCATGATTTTATCATGGAAATGCCTGCTGGCTATGAAACCATGCTTGGCGAAAGAGGAATGGGACTTTCTGGAGGTCAGAAACAACGAATTGCAATTGCCAGGGCTATCTTAATTGATCCGAGCATTCTTGTTTTAGATGATGCCACATCAGCAGTCGACATGGAGACAGAGTTTAAAATTCAGAAGGCGTTGAAAGAAGTGATGAAAGATCGGACCACTTTTATCATAGCCCATCGAATTTCTTCTTTGAAACATGCAGACGAGGTGTTGGTCCTGGAAGATGGAGAAATTGTCGAACGCGGCAGACATGAAGAACTGTTGACGAATGGCGGACCATATCAGCGGATTTACGATATTCAGTATCAGGATAAACAAGAAATCATGAGTGCTGCAAAATAA
- a CDS encoding TlpA family protein disulfide reductase, translating to MKLRTPMPELEGATEWLNGEVTKEDLVGGKPTLIHFWSVSCGLCKEAMPNVNEFRDEYKDDLNVVAVHMPRSEKDLDLEQIKEVAEEHGISQPIFVDNKHALTDAFENQYVPAYYVFDAEGNLRHFQAGGGGMKMLRKRVNRVLGQNEK from the coding sequence ATGAAACTAAGAACACCAATGCCTGAATTGGAAGGCGCTACCGAATGGCTTAACGGAGAAGTAACGAAAGAAGACTTGGTTGGAGGAAAGCCGACTTTAATCCATTTTTGGTCTGTAAGCTGTGGTCTATGTAAAGAAGCTATGCCGAATGTAAATGAGTTTCGCGATGAATACAAGGATGATTTAAATGTCGTAGCTGTTCACATGCCACGCTCCGAAAAAGATTTAGATCTGGAACAGATAAAAGAAGTGGCTGAAGAACACGGCATTTCCCAACCAATATTTGTTGATAACAAACATGCCTTGACAGATGCATTTGAAAATCAATACGTCCCTGCATACTATGTATTCGATGCAGAAGGAAACCTTCGGCATTTTCAAGCCGGCGGTGGCGGTATGAAAATGCTGCGTAAGCGCGTCAATCGTGTTTTAGGGCAAAACGAGAAATAA
- a CDS encoding ABC transporter ATP-binding protein, translating to MAKTMANQPKQSRHLNRFYYPLDHAVEKPFNWKQMLRLLRYVKPYTGKLVPGAIIAMFISTLIRMAVPVLITKVAIDIAIQNKDVGFLTYLVIGISILYLISYLANTFRIKWVNILGQNVIYDLRRNLFSHVQHLSHNFFDKRSAGSILVRILNDVNSLQELFTNGIINLLMDVVMLIGIVVILFVVSPPLALAVMVVLPIMFYISTKLRRNIRRAWQDVRIQKSRLNSHLNESMQGIRITQSFSQEQENTEFFNGVNTDNYESERLATRKSAYFGPFVEMSNAIGTVILISYGSHLLLLGEANGGIEIGSFVLFAFFLGMFWEPISRLGQIYNQLLVAMASSERIFEFLDEQPNVEEKPDAKTIDNMEGHIEFDKVQFSYDEDRIALHEISLEMKPGQTVALVGHTGSGKSTIANLISRFYDPTKGAVKIDGLDLRDLKLDSLRKNISVVLQDTFIFSGTIMENIRFGRPDASDEEVYEAAKVVGADEFISRLADGYQTEVEERGNILSAGERQLLSFARALLADPRILILDEATASIDTETEMRIQQALRKLLKGRTAIMIAHRLSTIREADQIIVLQHGKILEKGNHQELMQQRGEYFDLVKSQFQMLNAL from the coding sequence ATGGCAAAAACAATGGCTAATCAGCCCAAGCAAAGCAGGCACCTTAACCGATTTTATTATCCATTGGATCATGCAGTGGAGAAACCCTTTAACTGGAAACAAATGCTGCGACTGTTGAGATATGTAAAACCATACACCGGGAAGCTGGTTCCAGGCGCCATTATCGCCATGTTTATTTCCACGCTGATCAGAATGGCTGTGCCTGTTTTGATTACTAAAGTGGCGATTGATATAGCAATACAAAATAAAGACGTCGGTTTCCTGACGTATCTTGTCATTGGAATTTCAATATTGTATTTAATCAGTTATCTTGCGAATACATTTCGGATAAAATGGGTGAATATACTTGGACAGAATGTGATTTATGATTTACGAAGGAATCTCTTCTCCCATGTTCAGCATTTGTCCCATAACTTTTTCGATAAACGTTCTGCCGGTTCAATTCTTGTACGGATTTTGAATGATGTTAATTCCTTACAGGAATTATTTACGAATGGGATTATCAATTTGTTAATGGATGTAGTCATGCTTATCGGTATCGTAGTCATCCTGTTCGTGGTCAGTCCTCCGCTTGCATTGGCAGTCATGGTCGTATTACCGATCATGTTTTACATTTCCACAAAGCTGCGGCGTAACATACGACGTGCTTGGCAGGATGTCCGAATCCAGAAATCAAGGCTTAATTCCCATTTAAATGAAAGCATGCAGGGAATCCGGATCACCCAGTCTTTTTCGCAAGAGCAAGAAAACACCGAATTTTTTAATGGTGTGAACACAGATAATTATGAAAGTGAACGACTTGCTACGAGAAAGAGTGCTTACTTCGGACCTTTCGTAGAAATGAGCAACGCCATTGGAACAGTCATTCTCATCTCCTATGGATCACATTTATTATTGCTGGGAGAAGCCAACGGAGGCATTGAAATCGGTTCATTTGTTTTGTTTGCCTTTTTCCTTGGGATGTTTTGGGAGCCGATTTCACGTCTTGGACAGATTTATAATCAATTACTGGTTGCAATGGCTTCCTCAGAAAGGATCTTTGAATTTCTCGACGAACAACCGAACGTAGAAGAAAAGCCGGATGCGAAGACGATTGACAACATGGAAGGACATATTGAATTTGATAAAGTACAGTTTTCTTACGATGAAGACAGGATTGCATTACATGAGATCTCTCTTGAAATGAAACCTGGCCAGACTGTTGCACTGGTAGGGCATACAGGATCAGGGAAATCGACGATTGCAAACCTGATCAGTAGATTTTACGATCCCACCAAGGGTGCGGTGAAAATCGACGGGTTGGATTTGCGGGATTTAAAGCTCGATAGTCTGCGAAAAAATATCAGTGTCGTGCTTCAGGATACATTTATTTTTTCAGGTACAATCATGGAGAACATCCGATTCGGAAGGCCAGATGCTTCAGATGAAGAGGTGTATGAGGCTGCAAAAGTAGTCGGTGCGGATGAGTTCATCAGCCGGCTGGCCGATGGATATCAAACGGAGGTCGAAGAAAGAGGAAACATTTTATCAGCTGGTGAGCGACAATTATTGTCTTTTGCTCGGGCATTGTTGGCGGATCCGCGAATACTAATATTGGATGAAGCGACGGCAAGTATTGATACAGAAACAGAAATGAGGATTCAACAGGCTTTGCGCAAGCTGTTGAAGGGCCGTACGGCTATCATGATTGCACACCGTCTCTCCACGATAAGGGAAGCGGACCAGATTATCGTATTGCAGCACGGTAAAATTTTGGAAAAAGGCAACCATCAGGAACTGATGCAACAACGGGGAGAATACTTCGACCTGGTTAAATCACAATTTCAAATGTTGAATGCTCTCTAA